In Tachysurus fulvidraco isolate hzauxx_2018 chromosome 9, HZAU_PFXX_2.0, whole genome shotgun sequence, the sequence ttattttaaatgggtcataaaaaatattaatatcgaccgatatgaaacactgatatcgtgatacagttttcagccatatcgcccagccctagttaGATGTGCTAATTATAGGATATCGCTGTTGGTGTAATGAGCATCATCACTCCTGCAGGAATCCAATAAATGCCAGTGGATTATAGACAGGAAGCAGGACATTCTGGGTTTCATTTACAATGGCGTGATGGATTTGCGTGATTGGAAGTGTCCCTGTGTGAACTGGCTTTGAGGGAACATATTGGATACTTACATAATCTTCAAACTTAGTGATCTCCTCCTCCAGCAGGTCTGTTCCCACCTTGTCGTCTTCGACCACGCAGTTGATCTGCAGCTTTTTGATACCGTAACCAACCGGTACCAGTTTGGAGGCTCCCCAGAGCAAGCCGTCGGCCTGAACGGACCTCACGCACTCCTCCAGCTTCGCCATGTCCGTCTCGTCATCCCACTGCGCACATGTACAGAAACGAAGTCTGAAATTAACCACCTTAATTAATCCCTGTAACTCCATGAGCTCTGGTCAGGTCAGTGCTCAAACCTCAAAGAAACCAAACTTTTAACTGGATAACCAACGTACAGGCTTGACGTCCAACAGGATTGACGACTTAGCGATGATGGCGGGTTTTTTGGCTTTTTTGGCTGCATATTCCTGTAGCCTCTGCTCCTTCAGGCGCTCCGCCTCTTCGTCTACTTCGTCGTCGCTACCGAACAGGTCTAGATCGTCGTCATCATCCTCGCCATCTGCTGGTGCAGGAGGTGTTTTCTGAGGAGGAGGACAAACGGTCTTctgaggggaaaaataaaagaaaagaaaaagaaaaacagcaatacatcattaaaaaaaaagaagaaaaaaaattatatttatggtACTTGGTGTGTAAGATTGTATTCATGTCTACTTACAGAAGAAATTCCGTTAACCACCGCCGCTGGGGCTGCTGGTCTTTTTTCCAGGACGGAGACTCGACTTTCCAGGTTAGAGACAACCGAATGCAACTGCTGCACCACTGAAAGAGTAACGAGTCAAAAATTGAGTCAAGCGTATTGGCTGGAACATTTTTGTCCGAAAGCATGCGCAGTACTTTATCACTAACCAACaggcagtgttgtataaagtactagaaagcaatacttgagtaaaagtacaagtattgcactagaaaaagactttggtagaagtgaaagtcaccttttagaatactactcaagtaaaagtcttaaagtatctgatatttactgtatttaagtaTCAAAcatcattttctgatatttaatatacttaagtatttgaagtaaaagtaaaaagtaaaatttcagtgattttcagtaggcataagaccagggacggttctagggtttcatctttaggggttttagccctcagtgagaatttaaaacaagaagagttttatattatatattatacgactacatagtaagccaaaagttatggtattattaaatggcaaaagtggacaccaaaattttatgcatgatgtaatgatgccagtcttgaatcaaatcagttcatgtatgtgtgcattctctacaaacagtgtgtccgatgaaagtcattaataaacaaatattcacaagacaaagaccaaatcagtaaatgttatttttatttaatattgaatggattgtttgcattaatattttgtttgtgttacaactctggtaataagaacagtgacatttctctgcttttggttgccgtatttgcggctttccgctGATTAACGTGCGGAGCTGCGtgatgcaatctaggagcagtgattcgccaaacctcccttattgcagtcgcacacatttctgctgattttattttgtagtaacgagtaaagAAGATGCTTATTGGgaatataacagagtaaaagtgtacattttatctaggaaatgtagtggagtaaaagtgaaagttgacatcaatttaaatagcgaagtaaagtacagatacgtgaaatttctacttaagtacagtaacgaggtatttgtactccgttacattacaacactgccaACAGATCTCACGAACTGAAAAATCTACATAGAATTTCCCTACTTTTTTGTAGACGCTGGTTCTCCAGTTCCAGTTCCTTCATGCGTGCGAGAAGTTCCCCTTGTTCGGCACTACTTCCTCCTGCtgcctacaaacacacacggacagacggTTGCAGTGTACGGTTGCGAGTAAAGAGATCTGGCAACCTGCATCGGTGTGATTCACATGCATTAACATACGGCATTTGCCTCAAGTGATCGGGTCACGAAGCGGTCATCGGAACCTACAGACGTTCAGACCGGATTTTTCTAAAGCTTTAGCTTCGGCATGTAAACCGTGAACATGGTTGTGAGAGCTGGTATGTAGAAGAGTGCAGAGAGCATCACACTGGCAGTTCGGTCTGAAACAGAGCACGGTTGTGACTGCGCGTGATCCGATCACTAGAGAGGGCTgttagaaacacacaaactaatcaTCACAAATGAACAACACGTGTACTGAACACGTCCGTTTTGAGAGCTCGGTATATAAACGATAGTCTTTTCTAGTTCGTTAATAGCTCTTTATTTGCTTTCACAGACTACGCCACTGAGCAATAACAAATGCATGCGACagacaggaaggaaggatgttttttttttctctctcttaatgTCCAcaacacagcaaacacaaacaatgactGAGTTTGATGAATTTGGACCGTAACTGTTTCACACACGCTTACAGTGAGGCTGTGTGGAGGGGTTGGGGATTTAAGGGAGGAGCCCCTAGTTGGCTGCAAGGTTGTCTTCAACTGAGGGAGAGAACATGTATAGTGATAAGGGCTGAGATATACAGTGAGAGCAAACAGATTATATACAAGCGCGGACAAGAAAACTCACGCACACTCTTTCGCTCATTCCCGCACCCTCACAATCTTgccctcactctctcttcccTTATTCTCGCACCCTCCCTCACTCGCACCCTCACCCTCCCTCACTCGCACCCTCACCCTCCCTCACTCGCAccctcaccctctctcactcgcaccctcaccctctctcactcgcaccctcaccctctctcactcgcaccctcaccctctctcactcgcACCCTCACCCTCCCTCACTCGCACACAACTCAGTAGCATCTTTACACCATAATTCTGATTTAGAGAAATCTTTCTGATAGATTTCCTTAACATGTACGTCTAAGCCGTGCCGAGTGGTTTTGAGATTTTATCTAACCGCACATCATCAACTTCATCTCACAATGCAGGTGGAAtagtttcatatatatatatatatatatatatatatatatcaattcTCCATTActggtaaagaaaagaaaatctttaaCACTTTAACCCAATGTCCGAGCTGAAAAGAACCGGTTATCCTACACAAAGGTGTCGAAATGACTGCACCGGTGTCTCGTATTAAACCGTCTAGAAGACCCCAATTATATTAACAGATGATGAGCTACTCACTCCAGCAAGAGACTTCTGGATATTCTCACGTGCTCTTGCAATGTCCTGAAGAATACTATTAGCACCCGTGTCctgtggggggaaaaagagagagaaccttttggtttgttttggattgacatgcacacacatttctgttaCAGACTGCACACACGCATCCTCTGAAGCTCACACATACCTGAGGTGGTAGTGTGGGTCCATTCATCCTCTCGTAGAACCTTCGTTCAGCCTCGTCGTAGCGAGGTTTGTCAAACCATATCCTCTCTTGAGCCAAGCACTCCATTGCACTTCTTCTAGAAACATAAATCAGAGTCTCCGTGTCCAGTTTTTGATAAAAACTCCATGTATCCAAATAAAGGTAAACAAGCaaacgagagagagggaggggaaaaaaaacacacacacacaatatgaacAAATGACGTGAAATCGAAACATGACGAACATGATTCCTGAAGTCTAGTCCTTATgatgactagtgtgtgtgtgtgtgtgtgtgagaactacCTTTAAAATATACTTCAGACAGGAAGGAAGCTATTTCAGATGTGTGACCgtgtttaaataatataaataattgaatCTTATACAGACACACTGATGGACACCTTCAGTTAGTTCAAGCtgttaatgattattttatatattatatatattccaCCTTTTATAATTCCCACCCAGCTATTTCCTATCATACAAAAGCTATGGTGAGGGTGAAGGAAGCCGAGCGGTCACAGGGCAATATAACACTATCGGAGAAAAgcgctatctgccctcttccgcaTACAGGAGCTCATGGCGAACtgtgattggctagtgttgctgtgattgacagggaagggaaggagaaaaaaaatgagagtgCACTGTAAGGATTTTTGAATGTATTCCAGACAACAACGTGCAGGTTTTTCCTCTTGGGCCACTCGGGAGCATAAAGAGGTGCAACTTAAGTGTGTGTATACGATCATACTTCGACGGTAAGCTACAGCCGCTTTTGGTCGTCATGGCTTCGTAGAAACGAGTTTCCACCTCCGCGTATCGACTGCGGTCTAGCCACACCCTCTCGCTGTCTGCATGCAGGAAGTGATCTAATGCACTGCTTCCTTTCTGGATTCCATCATTGCCTAGTTTCTTCTCCTTTGTCTTATCAGATTTGGATTTCTCAGCGACAAGGGAACTTGTTTGCTCGCCATCGGGTGAAGAATTAGGCTTGTTCAAACGGTACAGGTTCTGGTAAAACGTTGTTTCCGCCCGATCGTAAAGAGACTTCTGAAACCACACCCCTTGGAGGAGTGCAGGCACAAACGGCAGGCCGTTAATTGGTGCTGATGCCGGAGTGCGAGGAGTTGGGGTTTGTGATAAGTAGCCTTCGTCACATAACATATGGGTTGAAGGGCTATCAGGTAAGAATCGAAGAGAATCAGGAGCTGTCACTGAATTAGGGCATTTTTCTCGGCTACGCTGGGAATTTGAGGTGCTTGCAGCAGATGTGGTCCCATTTTGGCGTTCTTGAAGCCTTATGTAATGGTGGCTTTCTGCTCTCTCGTAAGCTCTGCAGTCAAACCATATGGCATCACGCTCTGAACACAGGCCCTGTACGACTGCGCTGGACAAACAGCCTCCGACATCAGTGGGTTTGGCCTCCACACTGGAATTGATCGCAATTCTCTGAGGCATTACGCTAGGTCTGGTACAGACCAAAAgcaggaagaagagagaagagaagcagAGTCATGACGGGTAAAGAGTTAgtaattaaagaagaaaacaagaagCACACATGCAGAAGCAGGCAAGACGACTCATGCAAAAACCCTGAAGTGTAAACTGTGTATATCTCCAATGTATGGACAGgacagagggagaaaaaaaaccaaaacaacaacaacattgaaAAGGATATCAAAAGATTGTTCAGAAAAAAGCAGTGCTTCTGATAGTGAACCTGTACTACTGAGATTTTATAGGCATGCAACTACACATCTGGCTCATGAAGCATGGCTCTTTACGTGTGTATTAATATCAACTGTTTtccaaaaccaaacaaatatatatattttttgctgaaCGAATACAAACCCGATCCCATCTTACCTTCAGTAAAGAGTAACACAATAACCCAACAAATGGCACTATGGTGTGCTTAGATTGTTCTTCACTCCGTCGGCAGcaggaaataaaacagataaagccAGAATAAGGTGCAATATGAAGGTTTAGATATAGTCAACTATCTTTTAAACCGATACACCGTCTCAGGTGAGGGTGAAATGACGTTTCCGTGGCTTCAATTATAGACTGAAGTTGGGGTGTGGTAGACTGGATTACTGATATGAAGGTCATAGGttcgaatcccagatccaccaagctgccactgctgggggccctgagcaaggcccttaaccctcaatggctcagttgtataaaatgaacataaaaaccacacaaaatAACTACCATATAAACAGTccaagaaaaatgtaaaaattcaaaCACATGGCTTTCTGTGTGTTCACCGGGTGCGCATGCGCATTTAGATAATTCCGAAAGTCACGGTCAAGTACGCATGCGCATGTCCATATCCCTGCCTCCATGCTTGATTGTGTTAGCTAACACAGCTAACAAATACACATCAGCCTTTAAAACCTGTACGTGACTCGAAAATGTGCCgattgtttaaaacaaacaaaaaaacagatcagaGGAGAAAGAATAAACCACGTTAGTGccatataaaatgttttgtcctgtttttatCTTACGTGGCGATTCGTTTCGACACTTTCGCCATAGCAGATCCTTAAAGGACAACGATTAATATCATAatcgtaaataaataaatgttttacgGATCACTATTCGAAAAATATGTTGATAAcgaattagtaaaaaaaaaaaagatacatacatactcacTTTGTGATTACTGAATTAAATGGTTTGTTAGAATCTGGAGCGAAAGCTGAAAAGACAGCGCTGAGGTGCTGAGGAGAGATTGGTCGTTGGGcgagtccattttttttttgaggcgGGTAATGACTACTACTGTGTTACATCTTAAAAACGTGTCTTTCTACACCTGGACCGATGAGACTAAAATGTAAATCTCCGTCAACTCacaaatgtttttaacatttatataagGAAAAGTTGTTAaaataatatgttttgtttaatgtggTACTTCATAAATGGTATAAACCTACGAGTCGGTTGAATCTCGCGAGAACTAAACTGAGTCATGAGAGATAAAATGGCTAGTGTCGATTCTGTGGGTTTGGTTCAGCTAGTTTGCTAAACAAGAGTCattacaaattcattcatttcagcaACCACTTAATCCTAGTTAAACTATATAACCCTgagtcactgtaaaccacagATTATATAATCCTGGGATATTTTATATGACTGTTCACACTGCTCATATTGTATCCGGGTTTAACAGTTAATCCTGGCTATTCATATTCTGAGATTTCAgactgtacattcctaaaccctggCTTAACTTTCTTATTTGCATGTCTATCATGTCATCTGTGtcaactccatcatcaaaaaggcccagcaggatgtactttctatgtcaattaaggaagtacggtctgccacaggagctgttgatgttgatctacactgcagtcattgaatctgtcctgtgcacatccatcaccatctggtttggtgctgCAACAAAGCAGggcagaaacagactgcaacgcacagttaaaacagcagaaaaaataattggtgcccccctgtCCACTTTCCTGGACctcgacacaagaaccagaaactgggcaggaaaaatcaccactgaccctttgcaccctggacacaacctctttcagctcctccatTCTATCAggcactacagaactttgcttactaagactgccagacacaggaacaatttctttccccagacaatcaccctgatcaacaactcaccataattatattcactgcttcatatctacaagtactgcattatcagaactgtcagtcatcacatcatctgtatatattacacacactactgctgctatatattgtacaaaatgcataatattgcacaatattgttatttgcaccaTGCACTTCCCACACAAAAGCAGTGCAGTAATGGGGTGGCCATCAAGGCTAGTCCAAAATTCTCATCCATGTACATAGAAACTCGCATAACGTGTATGTAACGAGACACAAAAGGTCCAAACTTACATGACATTGGtttacagtctacagactacatCCTGTGAAGCATGCTAGCTTTATGAATTCAATATCTTTAGCTATCGGAAAATACTAAAAAGAAACACAGTGGTAACGTGTTTGCTAACTATTCTAGTTTTGTTGCTTACCATGATAGACAATAATGACAAcaaaattaatttcaaatttcaCAGAGATGTTGTAGTGGAcattatgttattatataataagtAAATAGGTATTATCAGACATTAAGGATCTTTGCTCAAGGTCTGTGTTCCACTCTAGGAACATTTCTTTTGATTCACCTCTGCTAACATTGACACCTATGATGTCATATGGCCTACAGTTTACAGACAACCCCAAAgtgcagaataaataaaagttaaaatgaaagttaatttttatgtgtatatagaCCTTGCTTACGGATGCTATTCTGATATAccaaactatttttttaaaagaatttctTAATATCTAACCAACATAATTATATCCATTTGAACATAATtgataaccttttttttttttttttaagtcttctGGGTTCCTGATCAAAAGGTCAGggctcaagccccagcactaccCATTTGCCACCACCCCGTATACTCCTCTGTGCTTTGACCCCTTCCTAAGCTggaatatgcaaagaaaaaagtttccctgtgctgtaatgtatgtgtaacaataaaggcttcttcatGTTTACATGCAATTCAAATTCAGTGAgaagttgtgtgtttgtatgtggttTATCTCAAATTGCTCAGTGTTGGACATCTACATGAGAAAAATCATATTTAATTAATCATATAATCAATAAttatgagcaaggcccttaaccctcagttgctcagttgtaagtcactctggataaggatgtctgctaaatgccataaatgtaaatataaatatatgaacatTACTGTGTAAACTGCATACAATAATGTGCTGTAGGTGACATATTAGTTAAAATATTAGTATAGCATTTGCAGTTAACAGATTcaggcaaggaaaaaaaaaatcataatttatgAGACATTTATGTTTTCCTCGTTTGGTATGGAGGTTCCATGGTGTAATGGTTAGCATTCTTGACGATGAATCCAGCGACCTGAGTTCTTGGTGGATGCTACAGACTGAAATTTGAGCTTGCCTATGTTGAGCCAGGACTCTTACCTCAAAGTCATTtgagggggatgtggtagcctagtttTTAGGTGTTGGACTACCTACTGGAAGGTTGCAATGAGAtacaagtcactctggataatgccgtctgccaaatgccataaatggtTAATGGTTTCAGCAAGTAGTCTATTGATCATGCTTCAAAATTTGGTGCACCATTttattagctttatttatttacatattattcatattaaaatacTTTCTCAACCAATACTTTTGACAAATCCTTTGCAAAATAATTAAACTACAGTAAACGTTGTTTACAGTTTGAACGATATCGACGTACCATCTGACAAAGACCATTTAACAGACAGCTATACATTTTAAGTTATTAGTAACAAATGGCTCATGGTCCACCCTGGTTCTCTCTTGCCATCTCTTTCTTGCTCAGGATTTCTCACACAGCCTTGCTCCTTCTTTAACTTTGCCCGAGTTCTCTTGCTCGTTCTGTGGCTGCCTCCACTGCCCCCATGACGGCTGCCCGGAGCCCTCCTTTTTCCAGCGCATGAAGTCCGTACACCGTGGTCCCGCCTGGAGTACACACTTCTGCTTTTAACTGTGCTGGATGCTTCTGACCATCCCGCAACAAATGACCTGCACCCTGTCAAACCCATGCAGGCCATAATATCATCagattatgtataaatatatatatttttattgatacTACTCAAATACTTACTAGTATAGTCTGGGCGGCAAAACGCTGAGCCAGTACACTCGGCATTCCCATTTTAACTGCGCCTTCAGCGAGGGCTTCAGCAAACACGTACACCTTTAACGCAGAGCTGGctgttaaaatgataaaatgtgatCTCAAAATGATTTCCATACATGTGTAATAATCAGGTAATTGCAAAAGTTAATATCATATGAGGACCTCACATGGTCTAATCACACTAAGGCACTGGTGAAAAAAGCTCACCAGCACCAGTTCTTGCTCAAACAGCTGAGGACGTTTAGAAAAGTTTGGAATGAACAGAATCTCTGTCAAATCATGTTACGCATGCACCGTGGAGAATATCCTGTGGTGTGGAAAAGCCCTGCATATTGTCTGAGGTGAGCTTCCTTCCCTCCAGGTCATCTACACtatatgtgtagtgtatacatCTACACTAGGCGGTGTGTGTGGAAAAGCGCAGAGGATCATCGTGAGCAGATCATCATCAGGTAGATTGTATTAAAGCATCAGGAACCAGCAGGCTTTGGGATATCTTTTTCTGCTGAACTCTAACTAACATATGGATAGTTTAATGCTTTTCAGCCCTTAATTCTGTCGTCTTATGTAGCTCTCTGTCTTTATATTGCACCAGGGATCCTCGAGGAACGTTGCTTCATTTCAACGAACTGCATCGGCTCTATGTGAtcgaaatgacaataaaagcttactGATATGGAAATATTACTACTAATTTCATAGTATTGGATTAGAACTTGCTTTACAGACAACTTGTCTGTGGCTTCAGCATGATTTCTCTGTAATTGTAATGGAGCACTGCGATATCCTGCAGTCGCACATTCAGCTGTTGCTTTTATCATATTCAATCACGTATATCGGCAATTAGAGGACACTGTGAGAGTATGGAATGTATATCTAACACTAGGGGACTTTTTTTATCCCCTCGTACCTTTTAAAGACTGGTGCTAtcgtgtatagtatagtatagtgttgtcaTACTCACAAAAGCCACCCCGCTTCCACTAAGGCCTGTATGGGCATCGATCCAAAGCTCAGGTCCAACCTCCACCAGTCCACAAGGTGAGAGGAGTTTCTTCAGCAGAGAAGCCACCTCCTGCTTGGCCCCTGTTCCACAAGCCAGGAGTAAAGCACCTTCCTGAAGCATGCATGGAAGATTCGGCATCAGACGCATCACACAGGATCCTCCGGGCAACAGCTAATGGAGAAAAATGTGGTTATTTAAAGCTTTAGAATATTGTACCCCACATGCAATCTACCATTTTAATAGAAACACATGCCCACTTGCTTATCAACTCAACCTGGTCTCAGATACCTGTTCATAGCTAACAGGAGTGGAACCCCCATTGTTTGAGATGTTTTTTGCTCACTACGATTGTAAAGAGCGATGACTTGAGTTACCGCAACCTTCCCGTCAACTCGAACCTTTACATGACACATTGCTGCAACCAACACATTCGCTATTAAAGTGAACGTTTATCGGAATAACACAATGTCTCACCCCCTCAAGTGTTGCTATGGTGACTCCGGCTGCCATGGAGACAACAATGTGCTGTGGTGTGACGTGTAGTGAGAGCGCACTGAGGACAACAGGGATCAAATGGGGTTTGACTGCCAGGAAGACCAGACGAGAACTGTGAATAACTTCCTCATTCGAGTGTGTGACTGCAACTCCCATCTCCTAGAGACAGTGACATGTTCAGTAAAGATGCAATAAAGATATCCAGCATGTTTAATTGCACTGAGAGTATTCGATACCACATTGTATATAAGCAGacatgttcgtgtgtgtgtgtgtgtgtgtgtgatttacctGGAAGCGTGAGAAGTTGTTTTTAGATGGAGCGCTGACGATCACGTTAGATGCGACGACGTCACctaacaacacacaacacatggaCCACAAGGGTTAAGTACATGCAGAAAGTGGTTTCATCCTGTTTCATTCACAAATGCTCGGAAATATAGAAACTGGTGCAAGGGAAACAAAACAGCCTTAACAAAAAGGATCATATTACAACAAGTGAAGAGGTTTTCATGATGGAACGAGATGTGTTAGGATCAGCTGTGCATTGTGTCATATAAaagcttgtttaaaaaaagccaTTGAAAAAGGTGTTAAAGTAAGATTTATTCCATGTTTATACTAAAAGGGTGTGGGAACCTGAGCATCACGGCCATAAAGTAGGGGATGAGTCAGAGTCTTAGAAGTTCTGCCTCCCCAAAGTTACATTTTCGGCATTTGGcggacatcct encodes:
- the eef1db gene encoding eukaryotic translation elongation factor 1 delta b (guanine nucleotide exchange protein) isoform X5; the protein is MPQRIAINSSVEAKPTDVGGCLSSAVVQGLCSERDAIWFDCRAYERAESHHYIRLQERQNGTTSAASTSNSQRSREKCPNSVTAPDSLRFLPDSPSTHMLCDEGYLSQTPTPRTPASAPINGLPFVPALLQGVWFQKSLYDRAETTFYQNLYRLNKPNSSPDGEQTSSLVAEKSKSDKTKEKKLGNDGIQKGSSALDHFLHADSERVWLDRSRYAEVETRFYEAMTTKSGCSLPSKRSAMECLAQERIWFDKPRYDEAERRFYERMNGPTLPPQDTGANSILQDIARARENIQKSLAGAAGGSSAEQGELLARMKELELENQRLQKMVQQLHSVVSNLESRVSVLEKRPAAPAAVVNGISSTVCPPPQKTPPAPADGEDDDDDLDLFGSDDEVDEEAERLKEQRLQEYAAKKAKKPAIIAKSSILLDVKPWDDETDMAKLEECVRSVQADGLLWGASKLVPVGYGIKKLQINCVVEDDKVGTDLLEEEITKFEDYVQSVDVAAFNKI